Proteins encoded in a region of the Drosophila busckii strain San Diego stock center, stock number 13000-0081.31 chromosome 2L, ASM1175060v1, whole genome shotgun sequence genome:
- the LOC108608341 gene encoding exportin-1 → MAMLSSDEASKLLDFNQKLDISLLDKIVEALYSSQGEQLRLAQDILTTLKEHPEAWTRVDSILEYSQNQQTKFYALQILEEVIKTRWKVLPRTQCEGIKKYVVSLIIKTSSDPAIMEQNKVYLNKLNMILVQILKREWPRNWETFISDIVGASKTNESLCMNNMVILKNLSEEVFDFSQGQITQTKSKHLKDTMCSEFSQIFTLCSFVLENSMNAALIQVTLETLLRFLNWIPLGYIFETTLIETLIFKFLSVPMFRNVTLKCLSEIAGLTAANYNENFATLFKDTMVQLDQIIGQNMNMNQIFLCGNDTEQELVLNLAIFLCTFLKEHGKLVEDSKYVDYLNQALMYLVMISEVEDVEVFKICLEYWNSLVENLYNTEFFHPTLESSKRQQTYPRRRFYAPILSKVRFIMISRMAKPEEVLVVENENGEVVREFMKDTNSINLYKNMRETLVFLTHLDCVDTDRIMTLKLMNQVNGTEFSWKNLNTLCWAIGSISGAFCEEDEKRFLVTVIKDLLGLCEQKKGKDNKAIIASNIMYVVGQYPRFLRAHWKFLKTVVNKLFEFMHETHDGVQDMACDTFIKIAIKCRRYFVTIQPNEACTFIDEILSTMSTIICDLQPQQVHTFYEAVGYMISAQVDQVQQDALIERYMLLPNQVWDEIIARASTNVDFLKNMTAVKQLGSILKTNVAACKALGHAYVIQLGRIYLDMLNVYKITSENIIQAIEVNGVNVNNQPLIKSMHVVKKETLNLIAEWVMRSNENKLVMDNFIPPLLDAILLDYQRCKVPSAREPKVLSAMAIIVNKLRQHITNEVPKILDAVFECTLDMINKNFEDFPQHRLSFYELLQAVNAHCFKAFLNIPPAQFKLVFDSVVWAFKHTMRNVADMGLNILFKMLQNLEQHPNAAQSFYQTYFTDILMQIFSVVTDTSHTAGLPNHAIILAYMFSLVENQKITVDLGPIPDNMIFIQEYVASLLKSAFNHLSDNQIKVFVNGLFNLDENVPAFKEHLRDFLIQIREATGEDDTDLYLEEREAALAEEQANKRQMQRNIPGMLNPHELPEDMQDE, encoded by the exons ATGGCGATGTTAAGTTCCGATGAGGCGAGCAAACTGCTTGACTTTAACCAAAAGCTGGACATAAGTCTGCTGGATAAGATTGTGGAGGCGCTCTATTCATCACAGGGTGAACAGCTGCGTCTGGCGCAGGACATACTCACCACACTGAAGGAGCATCCAGAGGCATGGACGCGTGTCGATAGCATACTCGAATATTCACAGAATCAGCAAACGAAGTTCTATGCACTTCAAATACTCGAGGAGGTCATTAAGACACGTTGGAAGGTGCTGCCGCGCACTCAGTGCGAGGGCATCAAAAAGTATGTGGTGAGCCTAATCATCAAAACATCCTCGGATCCGGCCATTATGGAGCAGAACAAAGTGTACTTGAACAAGCTGAATATGATACTGGTGCAGATACTGAAGCGCGAGTGGCCACGCAACTGGGAGACCTTCATTAGCGACATTGTGGGCGCCTCGAAGACAAACGAAAGTCTGTGCATGAACAATATGGTCATCTTGAAGAATCTGAGCGAGGAGGTATTTGATTTCTCCCAAGGCCAGATAACGCAAACAAAGTCCAAGCATCTGAAGGATACAATGTGCTCGGAGTTCTCGCAAATCTTCACGCTCTGCTCATTTGTGTTGGAGAACTCGATGAATGCAGCGCTCATACAGGTTACACTAGAGACGTTGCTGCGTTTCCTCAACTGGATTCCGCTGGGCTACATATTCGAGACAACGCTGATTGAAACGTTGATCTTCAAGTTTCTGAGTGTGCCCATGTTTCGCAATGTAACACTGAAGTGCCTATCCGAAATCGCTGGTCTGACGGCGGCCAATTACAATGAGAACTTTGCAACGTTATTCAAGGATACGATGGTGCAGCTGGATCAGATCATTGGGCAGAACATGAACATGAATCAGATTTTTCTATGCGGCAACGACACGGAACAGGAACTGGTGCTCAATTTGGCCATCTTTCTGTGTACCTTCCTCAAGGAGCATGGCAAGCTTGTGGAGGACAGCAAATATGTGGATTATCTGAATCAGGCGCTCATGTATTTGGTCATGATAAGCGAAGTTGAAGATGTTGAAGTGTTTAAAATCTGTCTGGAGTACTGGAACAGCCTTGTCGAAAATCTGTACAATACGGAATTCTTTCATCCCACGCTGGAGTCATCGAAGCGACAGCAAACATATCCGCGACGCCGTTTCTATGCGCCCATACTGTCTAAGGTGCGATTCATAATGATATCGCGCATGGCCAAGCCCGAGGAGGTGCTGGTTGTGGAGAACGAGAATGGTGAAGTGGTGCGCGAATTTATGAAGGAtactaattcaattaatttgtacaAAAATATGCGAGAGACTTTAGTATTCCTTACTCATTTGGATTGCGTAGACACGGATCGCATAATGACGCTCAAGCTTATGAATCAGGTCAATGGCACCGAATTCTCCTGGAAGAATCTGAACACTCTGTGTTGGGCCATTGGCTCAATATCAG GTGCCTTTTGTGAGGAGGATGAGAAGCGTTTCTTGGTCACTGTGATTAAGGATCTGCTGGGACTGTGTGAGCAGAAGAAGGGCAAGGACAACAAGGCGATTATTGCCTCCAATATTATGTATGTGGTGGGACAGTATCCGCGTTTTTTGCGCGCACATTGGAAATTCCTAAAAACGGTGGTGAACAAACtgtttgaatttatgcatGAGACACATGACGGTGTCCAGGACATGGCCTGCGACACATTCATCAAAATAGCAATCAAATGCCGGCGTTACTTTGTCACAATTCAACCAAACGAAGCGTGTACATTCATCGACGAAATTCTGAGCACAATGAGCACCATCATATGTGAtctgcagccgcagcaa GTGCACACGTTCTATGAGGCGGTGGGTTATATGATCTCCGCGCAAGTCGATCAAGTGCAGCAGGATGCGCTTATTGAGCGCTACATGCTGCTGCCCAATCAAGTTTGGGATGAGATTATAGCACGTGCATCGACGAATGTTGATTTCCTTAAGAACATGACAGCCGTTAAGCAACTGGGCAGCATACTGAAGACAAACGTGGCCGCGTGTAAAGCGCTGGGCCATGCGTATGTCATACAACTGGGACGCATCTATTTGGACATGCTGAATGTGTACAAGATTACATCGGAGAACATCATACAGGCCATTGAAGTGAATGGCGTCAATGTGAACAATCAGCCGCTAATTAAATCGATGCATGTGGTCAAAAAGGAGACGCTCAACTTGATAGCCGAGTGGGTGATGCGTTCCAATGAGAACAAGCTAGTGATGGATAACTTTATACCGCCCTTATTGGATGCTATATTGCTAGACTATCAG CGGTGTAAGGTACCATCCGCACGTGAACCCAAAGTGCTTAGCGCGATGGCAATTATTGTGAACAAACTGCGTCAGCATATCACAAATGAAGTACCAAAAATATTAGATGCTGTTTTTGAATGCACGCTGGACATGATCAATAAGAATTTCGAGGACTTTCCGCAACACCGCCTTAGCTTCTATGAATTACTACAGGCGGTCAATGCGCATTGTTTTAAGGCCTTCCTCAATATACCACCGGCACAATTTAAACTTGTATTTGACTCAGTGGTGTGGGCCTTTAAGCACACAATGCGCAACGTTGCAGACATGGGCTTGAATATCTTATTTAAg ATGCTGCAAAATCTTGAACAACATCCGAATGCGGCGCAGAGTTTCTATCAGACATATTTCACCGATATACTTATGCAAATCTTCTCTGTGGTAACAGATACTTCGCATACGGCTGGTCTGCCCAATCATGCCATTATATTGGCATATATGTTCTCTCTGGTGGAAAATCAAAAGATCACAGTGGATCTGGGCCCCATACCAGACAATATGATATTCATACAGGAATATGTTGCCTCATTACTAAAGTCGGCATTTAATCATTTATCTGATAATCAGATCAAAGTCTTTGTCAATGGCCTATTCAACTTGGACGAGAACGTACCAGCATTTAAGGAACATTTGAGAGATTTCCTTATACAGATAAGA GAGGCCACTGGCGAGGATGATACCGATTTATATCTGGAAGAGCGTGAAGCTGCATTAGCCGAGGAGCAGGCAAACAAGCGTCAAATGCAGCGCAATATTCCAGGCATGTTGAATCCACACGAGCTGCCAGAGGATATGCAGGATGAATAG
- the LOC108597774 gene encoding alpha-N-acetylglucosaminidase has product MHGLRLLLILLLIQQGRSKDFGAELLSRIVPETKPIEQELAVRELIERVLGERAANLFEVQVDKSLELRSYQIELLTTRKVRIAGWDGVSVCKGLHYYLKYALHKDVDWFKTQIELPDNLQLPNITYRSTSASAIVYYQNVCTWSYSFAWWNFAQWRRHIDWMALMGINLSLAPNQEHIWQQLYQELGLSAEEIAAHFAGPAFQAWQRMGNIRGWAGPLPPTYTRLQQLLQQQVLQAQRALGMSVALPAFAGHVPVAMRRIYPNASLTAMERWNHFPSSYCCSLFVEPSDPLFKQLATLFLQRVQQTYGSNHIYFSDPFNEMRPRLAEPAYVEATAKAIYESMHAVDAQAVWLLQGWMFLRTSFWSDALVQAFLTAVPLGNILALDLQSEQFPQYQRTYSYYGQPFVWCMLHNFGGTLGMFGSVEIINKGITAARRLPHGSMVGVGITPEGIGQNYVLYALTLERAWSDAELQLVDWFNYYAWTRYGVNDTRLAQAWQLLRGSVYSYYGLERMRGKYAINRRPSLGQTPWTWYNSSSIEQAWQLLLSANAIIPLEDDKYAMYAHDLVDITRQFLQQSADQLYVNLKSAYRKKQLQRFEYLGSKLLLLLDDLELILASSSHFLLGSWLQSSKQLAPTSQLRANFEFNARNQITAWGPDGQILDYASKQWSGLVADYYKPRWQLFLDAVTLALQSQRSFNATDYKLRVAKEIELPFSYETKEYPTHSIGDSWYISQQIYARWLDFSKDTQFLHYNCLPVNIRYTEF; this is encoded by the exons ATGCACGGACTACGCTTGCTGTTGATCTTGCTCTTGATACAGCAAGGACGGAGTAAAGACTTTGGTGCTGAGCTGCTGTCGCGCATTGTGCCGGAGACAAAACCAATTGAGCAGGAGCTGGCAGTACGTGAGCTCATAGAACGTGTGCTGGGCGAGCGTGCAGCGAATTTATTTGAAGTGCAGGTGGATAAGTCGCTGGAGCTGCGCAGCTATCAG aTTGAACTGCTGACTACGCGCAAAGTGCGCATTGCTGGCTGGGATGGTGTGTCAGTCTGCAAGGGTTTGCATTATTATCTGAAGTACGCTCTGCACAAAGATGTGGACTGGTTTAAGACTCAAATCGAGCTGCCCGACAATCTGCAGCTGCCGAATATAACTTATCGCTCCACAAGCGCCAGTGCCATTGTTTATTATCAAAATGTATGCACTTGGAGCTACAGCTTTGCCTGGTGGAACTTTGCGCAGTGGCGTAGACACATTGATTGGATGGCGCTCATGGGCATCAATCTCAGTCTAGCGCCCAATCAGGAGcacatttggcagcagctataTCAAGAGCTTGGACTAAGCGCTGAGGAAATTGCTGCACACTTTGCTGGACCTGCATTTCAAGCTTGGCAGCGCATGGGCAACATACGCGGCTGGGCAGGTCCATTGCCGCCCACGTACACCAGactacagcagctgctgcagcagcaagtgctccAAGCACAACGTGCGCTGGGCATGAGCGTAGCGCTGCCTGCATTTGCTGGACATGTGCCTGTAGCTATGCGTCGCATCTATCCAAATGCCAGTTTGACCGCTATGGAGCGCTGGAATCACTTTCCCAGCAGctattgctgcagcttgtttgtGGAGCCCAGTGATCCACTTTTCAAGCAGCTGGCTACGTTGTTTCTGCAGCGTGTGCAGCAAACTTATGGCAGCAATCACATTTACTTTAGTGATCCCTTCAATGAAATGCGTCCGCGTCTGGCTGAGCCGGCGTATGTCGAGGCGACAGCCAAGGCTATATATGAATCCATGCATGCAGTGGATGCTCAAGCTGTATGGCTGCTGCAGGGTTGGATGTTTTTGCGCACAAGCTTTTGGTCGGATGCCTTGGTGCAGGCTTTTCTTACTGCTGTGCCGCTGGGCAATATTCTGGCGCTGGATTTGCAAAGCGAGCAGTTTCCACAGTATCAACGCACTTACTCCTACTATGGGCAGCCTTTTGTCTGGTGCATGCTGCATAATTTTGGTGGCACGCTGGGCATGTTTGGCTCCGTGGAGATTATAAACAAAGGCATTACTGCAGCTAGACGTTTGCCACATGGCAGCATGGTGGGCGTTGGGATAACACCCGAAGGCATTGGACAGAACTATGTGCTGTATGCGCTGACGCTAGAGCGCGCCTGGAGCGacgctgagctgcagctggttGATTGGTTTAATTATTACGCTTGGACACGTTATGGCGTCAATGATACGCGTCTAGCTCAAgcctggcagctgctgcgtggCAGCGTCTATTCCTACTACGGACTAGAGCGCATGCGCGGCAAATATGCCATCAATCGACGTCCTAGTCTAGGTCAAACACCCTGGACCTGGTACAACAGCTCCAGCATTGAGCAAgcctggcagctgctgctgtcagccaATGCTATTATACCACTGGAGGACGACAAGTACGCCATGTATGCTCATGATCTGGTGGACATAACGCGTCAATTTCTACAGCAAAGCGCTGATCAGCTTTATGTTAATCTCAAGTCTGCTTATCGcaagaagcagctgcagcgctttgaATATTTGGGCAGCAAGCTGCTACTACTGCTGGATGACTTGGAGCTCATACTAGCAAGTAGCTCACACTTTTTGCTTGGCTCCTGGCTGCAGTCCAGCAAGCAATTGGCACCAACGTCACAGCTACGCGCTAACTTCGAATTCAATGCACGCAATCAAATCACAGCTTGGGGTCCAGATGGTCAAATACTCGACTATGCCTCCAAGCAGTGGTCCGGCCTTGTTGCTGACTACTACAAGCCACGTTGGCAGCTATTCCTGGATGCTGTTACCTTAGCGCTGCAGTCCCAGCGCTCCTTTAATGCCACCGATTATAAACTGCGCGTTGCCAAAGAGATTGAGCTGCCTTTTAGTTATGAAACCAAGGAGTACCCCACGCATTCCATTGGCGACAGTTGGTACATTTCGCAGCAAATCTATGCCAGATGGCTAGACTTCTCTAAGGATACACAATTTCTGCATTATAATTGCTTGCCTGTTAATATACGTTACACTgaattttga
- the LOC108608512 gene encoding uncharacterized protein LOC108608512 isoform X2: MGCITSTNKLHELGQDNVFRVRVAHLQPSGPEAPAPIIRSGFLELTPRELIFITPGCEPIVWALHNLRRYGLNGDLFCLEAGRRCMSGPGIYTFRIHNAEQLYPMFQRYINAVNTDAFAQVERERERVNSVLLGRSDVQPHSNNYLEPAPLLSRAALQLHGTQLHDGPSSPDSLPNLQLVGGEQLPDSGALQSPITPGAYINTACNLYFDQPLQRILQEQRNSNTPPDATPTATNSAFSTMRRQQQSIDMPPQESAPALNESVRLYANVETPRERLIFDMPNATAAPGNGSERCYENIGPMDLPLLTRDSSQQSVASSSQQQQQQQPGTPTSVSGVNYIVLDLDQPRSPAPDTPEKEVQRPAAAKTPTTESSGTQGYSTIDFIRTNALNKSSTAQPPDSETAVLRQHDHPHEEEELRMTRHSKCVRKAYSISE; the protein is encoded by the exons ATGGGCTGCATCACTAGCACCAACAAATTACATGAACTGGGACAGGACAATGTTTTTCGTGTGCGTGTGGCACATTTGCAGCCCAGCGGACCAGAAGCGCCGGCGCCAATAATACGCAGTGGCTTCTTGGAATTGACACCACGCGAGCTCATTTTCATAACCCCTGGCTGTGAGCCGATTGTGTGGGCGCTGCACAATTTGCGTCGTTATGGTCTGAATGGTGATTTGTTCTGCTTAGAGGCTGGCAGGCGCTGTATGTCCGGCCCAGGCATTTACACCTTTCGCATACACAATGCCGAACAGTTGTATCCAATGTTCCAGCGCTACATCAATGCTGTGAACACTGACGCATTTGCGCAGGTAGAACGCGAACGAGAGCGCGTCAATTCGGTGCTTCTGGGACGCAGCGATGTGCAGCCACATAGCAACAACTATTTAGAGCCAGCGCCATTGCTCTCTCGCGCTGCACTGCAGCTGCATGGCACGCAGCTACATGATGGACCCAGCTCGCCGGATTCACTGCCCAATCTGCAGCTGGTGGGCGGTGAGCAGTTGCCCGACAGTGGCGCACTGCAGTCGCCCATAACTCCTGGCGCCTATATCAATACCGCTTGCAATTTGTACTTTGATCAGCCTTTGCAGCGCATACTGCAGGagcagcgcaacagcaacaccccACCCGACGCCACGCCGACGGCAACCAACAGCGCATTTAGCACAATGCGGCGACAGCAACAGTCGATCGATATGCCACCGCAAGAGTCAGCACCTGCGCTAAACGAATCGGTGCGTCTTTATGCCAATGTCGAGACGCCACGCGAACGTTTGATCTTCGATATGCCAAATGCGACTGCTGCACCTGGCAATGGCAGTGAACGGTGCTATGAAAATATTGGACCCATGGATCTGCCGCTGCTGACACGCGATTCTTCACAACAATCAGTTGCATCTTcctcccagcagcagcagcaacaacagccaggAACTCCCACCAGTGTGTCTGGCGTTAACTACATAGTGCTTGATCTGGATCAACCTCGCAGTCCTG CGCCAGATACACCGGAGAAAGAAGTGCAAcgtcctgctgctgccaaaacgCCCACGACAGAGTCATCTGGCACCCAGGGCTACTCCACGATTGATTTCATACGCAcgaatgctttaaataaatccTCAACGGCACAACCACCCGACAGTGAGACGGCTGTGCTACGCCAGCACGATCATCCGcatgaggaggaggagctgcGCATGACCAGGCACAGCAAGTGCGTACGCAAGGCGTACTCCATAAGTGAGTGA
- the LOC108608512 gene encoding uncharacterized protein LOC108608512 isoform X1, with the protein MGCITSTNKLHELGQDNVFRVRVAHLQPSGPEAPAPIIRSGFLELTPRELIFITPGCEPIVWALHNLRRYGLNGDLFCLEAGRRCMSGPGIYTFRIHNAEQLYPMFQRYINAVNTDAFAQVERERERVNSVLLGRSDVQPHSNNYLEPAPLLSRAALQLHGTQLHDGPSSPDSLPNLQLVGGEQLPDSGALQSPITPGAYINTACNLYFDQPLQRILQEQRNSNTPPDATPTATNSAFSTMRRQQQSIDMPPQESAPALNESVRLYANVETPRERLIFDMPNATAAPGNGSERCYENIGPMDLPLLTRDSSQQSVASSSQQQQQQQPGTPTSVSGVNYIVLDLDQPRSPGNNSPKVLVQCGSGIKLILTAPDTPEKEVQRPAAAKTPTTESSGTQGYSTIDFIRTNALNKSSTAQPPDSETAVLRQHDHPHEEEELRMTRHSKCVRKAYSISE; encoded by the coding sequence ATGGGCTGCATCACTAGCACCAACAAATTACATGAACTGGGACAGGACAATGTTTTTCGTGTGCGTGTGGCACATTTGCAGCCCAGCGGACCAGAAGCGCCGGCGCCAATAATACGCAGTGGCTTCTTGGAATTGACACCACGCGAGCTCATTTTCATAACCCCTGGCTGTGAGCCGATTGTGTGGGCGCTGCACAATTTGCGTCGTTATGGTCTGAATGGTGATTTGTTCTGCTTAGAGGCTGGCAGGCGCTGTATGTCCGGCCCAGGCATTTACACCTTTCGCATACACAATGCCGAACAGTTGTATCCAATGTTCCAGCGCTACATCAATGCTGTGAACACTGACGCATTTGCGCAGGTAGAACGCGAACGAGAGCGCGTCAATTCGGTGCTTCTGGGACGCAGCGATGTGCAGCCACATAGCAACAACTATTTAGAGCCAGCGCCATTGCTCTCTCGCGCTGCACTGCAGCTGCATGGCACGCAGCTACATGATGGACCCAGCTCGCCGGATTCACTGCCCAATCTGCAGCTGGTGGGCGGTGAGCAGTTGCCCGACAGTGGCGCACTGCAGTCGCCCATAACTCCTGGCGCCTATATCAATACCGCTTGCAATTTGTACTTTGATCAGCCTTTGCAGCGCATACTGCAGGagcagcgcaacagcaacaccccACCCGACGCCACGCCGACGGCAACCAACAGCGCATTTAGCACAATGCGGCGACAGCAACAGTCGATCGATATGCCACCGCAAGAGTCAGCACCTGCGCTAAACGAATCGGTGCGTCTTTATGCCAATGTCGAGACGCCACGCGAACGTTTGATCTTCGATATGCCAAATGCGACTGCTGCACCTGGCAATGGCAGTGAACGGTGCTATGAAAATATTGGACCCATGGATCTGCCGCTGCTGACACGCGATTCTTCACAACAATCAGTTGCATCTTcctcccagcagcagcagcaacaacagccaggAACTCCCACCAGTGTGTCTGGCGTTAACTACATAGTGCTTGATCTGGATCAACCTCGCAGTCCTGGTAATAACTCTCCTAAAGTATTGGTCCAGTGTGGCAGTGGCATAAAATTGATACTTACAGCGCCAGATACACCGGAGAAAGAAGTGCAAcgtcctgctgctgccaaaacgCCCACGACAGAGTCATCTGGCACCCAGGGCTACTCCACGATTGATTTCATACGCAcgaatgctttaaataaatccTCAACGGCACAACCACCCGACAGTGAGACGGCTGTGCTACGCCAGCACGATCATCCGcatgaggaggaggagctgcGCATGACCAGGCACAGCAAGTGCGTACGCAAGGCGTACTCCATAAGTGAGTGA
- the LOC108608511 gene encoding protein nessun dorma yields MDVFTFEKSFLERLKEAEAVLSWDGATMPASQVRSEWKSYVELQIEPAGWQAMWKIPRVICEDLKLRYPTIVFGYVDQVIFDELKAVFVVTAVQDQDVHLPESNEVSLIELWPTMQQENSALNADTTAECIDRLRFFYTHVWMPWDKDCDDDRDWVQLHLHARIQLACDLSKNRLPRPLALHIRTLLMEARYIQQRLEYLELDLSDAEAESDDEAVELNDNATDPPRKQSKTAGSPKDNALNRSSLPPVTDLMCLHLRLAIIRSEFEILENPEMRRAYSELQSNGLKRHLLQRSPGKAEIVERAPICHLVTLPAELQTQLSLLTLAKQHVKSNTQVQLGNTLQDVLSIAQANDSILLSPGQHTIKFLEQINDNGSIHGLIAAELCTLPKQELSKLPSICSSDEDSTLLVIDGDYSISQVVLDCRHVRRGILLRKGTLTLSSCRLVGDGSSSTQEAIVCLSQAAVVLEDCLLENFAVGISMRADTSAELNKVTIKKCITGLELLDQKAKLSLQTSCTFDSCKLGILVDGIALQNSTEKAVSLNHFSELQRLNESNWLGNCCFNNCLRSVRVINETEKLLVKRPNQNLLLEELDEENKENMI; encoded by the exons atgGATGTTTTTACATTCGAAAAATCATTTCTGGAGCGCCTAAAGGAGGCAGAAGCAGTTCTATCATGGGATGGTGCTACAATGCCTGCCTCACAAGTGCGATCGGAATGGAAGTCCTATGTTGAGTTGCAAATTGAGCCAGCAG GCTGGCAGGCTATGTGGAAGATACCACGCGTAATCTGCGAGGATCTCAAGCTACGCTATCCTACCATTGTCTTTGGCTATGTGGATCAGGTAATATTCGACGAACTAAAAGCGGTGTTTGTGGTTACGGCCGTGCAGGATCAGGACGTACATTTGCCCGAGAGCAATGAGGTTTCGCTTATTGAGTTGTGGCCAACAATGCAGCAAGAGAACTCAGCTTTGAATGCTGATACCACGGCCGAGTGTATAGATCGCTTGCGCTTCTTTTATACGCACGTATGGATGCCTTGGGACAAGGACTGTGATGATGATCGCGACTGGGTGCAATTGCATCTGCATGCACGCATACAACTTGCCTGCGATTTAAGCAAGAATCGTTTGCCTCGTCCACTGGCTTTACACATACGCACCCTCCTAATGGAAGCGCGCTATATACAACAAAGATTGGAGTACCTGGAGCTCGATCTGAGCGACGCCGAAGCGGAGAGTGATGATGAAGCCGTAGAGCTAAACGACAATGCTACGGATCCACCACGCAAACAGTCAAAAACAGCTGGCAGTCCCAAGGATAATGCTTTAAATAGATCAAGTCTGCCACCTGTGACAGATCTGATGTGTCTGCATCTAAGGCTGGCTATTATACGCAGCGAGTTTGAAATATTGGAGAATCCCGAAATGCGACGTGCCTACAGTGAATTGCAGAGCAATGGACTAAAACGCCACTTGCTGCAGCGCAGTCCAGGAAAAGCTGAGATTGTGGAACGCGCCCCAATATGCCATCTAGTTACACTGCCAGCGGAGCTGCAGACACAGCTTAGTCTACTAACGCTGGCAAAGCAGCATGTTAAGTCCAATACACAGGTGCAGCTTGGCAACACTTTACAG GACGTGCTTAGCATTGCGCAGGCCAACGATAGCATCTTGTTGTCGCCAGGACAGCACACTATAAAGTTTCTGGAACAGATTAATGATAATGGTAGCATCCATGGATTAATTGCAGCCGAGCTATGCACTTTGCCCAAACAAGAACTGTCAAAGTTGCCATCTATTTGCTCGAGTGATGAAGATAGCACATTGTTGGTCATTGATGGAGATTATAGCATATCTCAAGTGGTACTAGACTGCCGCCATGTGCGTCGTGGCATCTTGCTGCGTAAGGGCACGCTAACTCTAAGCAGTTGTCGCCTTGTAGGTGATGGCAGTTCGAGTACTCAAGAAGCCATCGTGTGCCTATCCCAAGCAGCTGTAGTTCTTGAGGATTGTCTGCTAGAAAATTTTGCTGTTGGTATTTCCATGCGTGCTGACACAAGCGCCGAGCTGAACAAAGTCACTATCAAAAAGTGCATAACAGGATTGGAATTGTTGGATCAGAAGGCCAAGCTCAGCTTGCAGACCAGCTGTACCTTTGATAGCTGTAAGCTGGGTATATTAGTTGATGGCATAGCGCTGCAAAATAGCACTGAGAAGGCCGTGTCCCTTAATCATTTTAGCGAGCTGCAACg TTTAAATGAGAGCAACTGGCTGGGAAACTGCTGCTTTAACAATTGTCTGCGCAGTGTGCGTGTTATCAATGAAACAGAGAAGCTGCTGGTCAAGCGCCCAAATCAAAATCTATTGTTGGAAGAGTTAGATGAGGAAAATAAGGAGAACAtgatttag
- the LOC108607965 gene encoding PI-PLC X domain-containing protein 2: MTKEHWMQELPPELRAISVINLAIPGSHNSMTYGINSSSELAPDAESAIKRWYRFFPCFVRRWSKNQSCTILDQLQMGVRYFDLRIAQKDGKFYYCHGLFAMEVFEPLLELRQFLDTHPQELVVLDLQHFYDMNVPQHQQLHTELLQFFDQRLYATTDGSLLDCSLARCEQLQRQVVLIYRRCPIVLPVQFWPSFAWPTPWPNKASIKKLQAFLTDSLLSRQPQQGYVSQCLITPTGRYIALRVFFTLKGTAKRVDKKLKPWILEQSPGPFYSGQPPRANVFLADFIQLKDAQFCDWVIQLNTKLEQAQEKEQEL, encoded by the exons ATGACAAAGGAGCACTGGATGCAGGAGCTGCCGCCGGAGCTACGCGCTATTTCAGTCATTAATTTGGCTATTCCGG GTTCACATAATTCGATGACCTATGGAATTAATAGCAGCTCTGAGCTGGCACCCGATGCGGAAAGCGCTATTAAACGATGGTATCGCTTTTTTCCCTGCTTTGTGCGACGTTGGAGCAAAAATCAATCTTGCACTATTTTGGATCAACTGCAAATGGGCGTGCGCTACTTTGACTTGCGCATAGCACAAAAAGATGGCAAATTCTATTACTGTCATGGACTTTTTGCCATGGAGGTGTTTGAGCCATTGTTGGAGCTACGTCAATTTCTTGACACGCATCCGCAGGAGCTAGTGGTGCTTGACTTGCAGCATTTCTATGACATGAACGTGCCgcagcatcaacagctgcATACAGagctgttgcaattttttgatCAACGTCTTTATGCGACAACAGATGGTTCATTGCTGGATTGCTCCTTGGCGCGTtgtgagcagctgcagcgacaaGTGGTGCTCATCTACAGACGCTGTCCCATAGTCCTGCCCGTGCAGTTCTGGCCTAGCTTTGCATGGCCCACACCATGGCCCAACAAAGCGAGCATTAAGAAACTGCAGGCATTTCTAACAGACTCACTGCTGTCTCGTCAGCCACAGCAGGGTTATGTCTCTCAATGTTTAATAACGCCTACGGGTCGCTATATAGCGCTACGTGTGTTCTTTACGCTAAAGGGCACAGCTAAGCGTGTGGATAAGAAACTAAAGCCTTGGATTCTAGAGCAGTCCCCTGGACCTTTTTACAGCGGTCAGCCGCCACGCGCAAATGTCTTTCTTGCTGATTTTATACAGCTCAAGGATGCACAATTCTGTGATTGGGTGATTCAGCTAAACACAAAGCTGGAGCAAGCACAAGAAAAGGAGCAGGAGCTTTGA